A single Paenibacillus kribbensis DNA region contains:
- a CDS encoding ATP-binding protein, whose translation MMEHNYLFLNLCLVLVMCFQVNFYFNSVFDKSNRKPNRFMYFIIFGLLNIFYLSVYLSPTLSSILALLVIFSLAQSYTVEIKTKIIFSILYAVLITIVNFLSLYILYAVDSVKISNFSHLSGQDHLIFSKVMLLSCIIMFAVIQIIRLFAKRRTFPLHARYYILFLIVPIISIYQVNVLSAYSEKNMYYFGSIISFIFLNVFIIYIFDNIIEKFQLMHENAQLQYQMDYQDANYEKTVHSFKNMKRIIHDTHQQFLYIDECIQRNELAEASEHIKVTLNKIEGAYQRVNTGNLVIDALVTNSLNIAQANGIKVDTQLNLYSQKVNIERYDLCVALGNMLDNAIEASKKVKIADDRYILIKIHSNESALFIHILNHVENEVAHLHSQKSNPDIHGIGLTNISRICDKYGGNMTIETKNKIFNNMVLLPFYKDNP comes from the coding sequence ATGATGGAACATAACTACCTGTTTCTTAACCTATGTCTCGTACTGGTGATGTGCTTTCAGGTGAATTTTTACTTTAACTCCGTTTTTGATAAATCCAATCGAAAGCCAAATAGATTCATGTATTTCATTATTTTTGGATTACTGAACATCTTTTATTTAAGTGTTTATCTGTCTCCTACGCTATCCTCGATTTTAGCATTACTTGTCATATTTAGTTTAGCGCAATCCTATACCGTGGAAATCAAGACAAAGATCATTTTTTCCATACTTTATGCTGTGCTGATAACCATCGTTAATTTTTTATCCCTGTATATTTTATATGCTGTAGACTCCGTTAAGATTAGCAACTTTAGTCATTTGAGCGGACAAGATCACTTGATATTTTCCAAGGTTATGCTGCTCAGCTGTATTATCATGTTTGCTGTCATTCAGATTATACGATTATTTGCCAAACGCAGAACCTTCCCTTTGCATGCTCGTTACTACATTTTATTTTTAATCGTTCCCATCATAAGTATATACCAGGTCAATGTTTTATCTGCTTATAGTGAAAAGAATATGTATTATTTTGGTTCTATTATTAGCTTTATTTTCTTAAATGTTTTTATCATATACATCTTCGATAATATCATCGAAAAATTTCAGTTAATGCATGAAAATGCTCAATTACAATATCAGATGGACTACCAGGATGCTAACTATGAAAAAACGGTTCACAGCTTTAAAAATATGAAAAGAATCATTCACGACACACACCAGCAGTTTTTGTATATTGACGAATGTATCCAGAGAAATGAATTGGCTGAGGCAAGTGAACATATTAAGGTCACATTAAATAAAATCGAAGGAGCCTATCAAAGGGTTAACACTGGTAATCTGGTTATAGATGCTCTTGTCACAAATAGTCTTAATATTGCTCAGGCCAATGGCATCAAGGTGGATACCCAGCTTAACTTATACTCACAGAAAGTAAATATTGAACGTTATGACTTGTGTGTCGCTCTGGGCAATATGCTGGATAATGCCATAGAAGCATCTAAAAAGGTCAAGATTGCGGACGATAGGTACATTCTTATTAAAATACATTCCAATGAATCTGCGCTTTTCATTCACATCCTGAATCATGTGGAGAATGAAGTTGCCCATTTGCATAGTCAAAAATCAAACCCGGATATTCATGGTATTGGCTTAACCAATATATCCAGAATATGTGACAAGTATGGTGGGAATATGACCATTGAAACGAAAAATAAAATATTTAATAATATGGTTTTGTTGCCATTTTATAAGGACAATCCTTAG
- the treP gene encoding PTS system trehalose-specific EIIBC component translates to MAIERAKVEEIIKAVGGKDNIEASTHCVTRLRFALYDDKLVDKEALDQNDLVKGQFSSQGQYQVVIGPGLVDKVYDEMISITGGSRASKDEVKNAASKKQNPIQRAIKTLADIFIPILPAIVTAGLLLGINNILTGKGIFFEGMSLVQVYPQWTDFAAIINTIASTAFAFLPALIGWSAVIRFGGSPLLGIVLGLILVHPDLLSAYGYADAVTKGAVPVWNLFGWEVNKIGYQGQVLPVLVSAYVLAQIEKFLNKKIADSFKLLLVAPITLLMTGFLAFTVIGPLTFMIGNAITSGIVYVFNLAPALGGLIYGGFYALLVITGMHHTFLAVDVQLIGTQGGTFLWPMLALSNIAQGAGALAMMLVLKEQKGKGLAFTSSVSAFLGVTEPAMFGVNIRYKYPFVFGMVGSGIAGILLTVHHVMASSIGVGGIPGFLSIFPSNWGVFFIGMAIVLVLPFTLTVVYGKILNKRRQNPAAPANGSVQSKTASHANSALDVLEVKTPVRGNVMPLEQVPDPAFAERQMGQGIAVKPEAGQIVAPFSGKVIHIMMKSKHALILEHPTGVQILVHVGINTVSLKGEGFTLHVENEQTVEQGQLLMEFDRDLIQESGYPIITPVIVPDGQDMIKSVEELPGEANDLQYVLMRIHLNSLPDNTD, encoded by the coding sequence ATGGCGATTGAAAGAGCAAAGGTAGAAGAGATTATAAAGGCGGTTGGCGGCAAAGACAATATAGAGGCTTCTACGCATTGCGTAACCCGCCTGCGATTTGCCCTTTATGATGATAAGCTGGTGGATAAGGAGGCCCTTGATCAAAACGATCTGGTCAAAGGGCAATTCTCTTCACAGGGGCAGTATCAGGTCGTGATTGGTCCGGGTCTGGTGGATAAGGTATATGATGAAATGATTTCGATAACAGGGGGCAGCCGGGCTTCTAAAGACGAGGTTAAAAATGCCGCCAGCAAGAAACAAAACCCGATTCAGCGTGCCATCAAGACGCTAGCAGATATTTTTATCCCCATACTGCCCGCCATCGTGACAGCAGGCTTGCTGCTTGGAATTAATAATATTTTAACAGGCAAGGGAATTTTCTTTGAAGGCATGTCCCTGGTTCAGGTCTATCCTCAGTGGACCGACTTTGCTGCCATTATTAATACCATTGCCAGCACTGCTTTTGCTTTCCTACCCGCCTTAATCGGCTGGTCAGCCGTTATACGGTTTGGTGGCAGCCCTTTACTCGGGATCGTGCTTGGTCTGATTCTGGTTCATCCGGATTTGCTGAGTGCCTACGGCTATGCGGATGCGGTCACCAAGGGGGCCGTTCCGGTCTGGAATCTGTTTGGCTGGGAAGTGAACAAGATCGGTTACCAGGGACAGGTTTTACCGGTTTTAGTATCCGCTTACGTTCTTGCACAAATTGAAAAATTCCTTAATAAGAAAATAGCCGATTCATTCAAGCTGTTACTCGTTGCGCCGATCACATTATTAATGACGGGATTTCTTGCATTTACGGTGATTGGGCCGCTTACTTTTATGATTGGTAATGCCATTACATCCGGTATTGTATACGTTTTCAATTTGGCTCCTGCGCTGGGCGGACTGATTTATGGAGGCTTTTACGCTTTGCTTGTTATAACGGGAATGCACCATACTTTCCTGGCGGTAGACGTGCAATTAATTGGTACACAGGGGGGAACGTTCCTGTGGCCCATGCTGGCGCTCTCCAATATCGCTCAAGGTGCCGGGGCACTGGCAATGATGCTGGTATTAAAGGAGCAAAAGGGAAAAGGATTGGCCTTTACCTCCTCAGTGTCTGCTTTTTTGGGGGTAACGGAGCCCGCAATGTTCGGGGTGAATATCCGATACAAGTATCCGTTTGTCTTCGGAATGGTTGGTTCGGGTATTGCTGGTATACTGCTCACAGTACATCATGTGATGGCTTCTTCCATTGGTGTGGGAGGGATTCCAGGCTTCTTGTCTATTTTCCCAAGCAACTGGGGTGTTTTCTTCATCGGGATGGCGATTGTACTGGTTCTGCCGTTTACGTTAACGGTGGTGTACGGCAAAATACTCAATAAACGCCGTCAGAATCCAGCTGCACCAGCCAACGGTTCCGTACAGAGCAAAACGGCGAGCCACGCGAATTCTGCCCTCGATGTGCTTGAAGTAAAGACTCCGGTACGTGGCAATGTTATGCCATTGGAACAGGTTCCCGATCCGGCCTTTGCCGAGCGGCAGATGGGGCAAGGGATTGCAGTGAAACCGGAGGCGGGTCAAATTGTTGCCCCTTTTAGCGGAAAAGTCATTCATATCATGATGAAAAGCAAGCATGCCTTGATTTTGGAGCATCCGACAGGTGTGCAGATTCTGGTGCATGTTGGGATTAATACGGTATCGTTGAAGGGTGAAGGATTCACCTTGCATGTGGAAAACGAGCAAACTGTGGAGCAAGGGCAGCTATTGATGGAATTTGACCGTGATCTTATTCAGGAATCCGGATATCCAATCATCACACCGGTCATTGTGCCGGATGGTCAGGATATGATCAAATCGGTTGAGGAACTGCCGGGTGAGGCGAACGATTTGCAATATGTCTTAATGAGAATTCATTTGAACTCATTGCCTGACAATACAGATTAA
- the treR gene encoding trehalose operon repressor: MTKNIFSQIYQEYSGRIQTGKLAPGTKMPSENELAREYDTSRETVRKALHLLAQNGYIHKIKAKGSFVLDIGRMDFPIGGLVSFKEMSERIGRKSRTIVHENQLIPVPKDIASHLETDEHRSLVWKVIRAREIEGERVILDKDYFRSDIVPVLTKEISSGSIYEYLEGELKLPISYAKKVVSVEEADEEDRRLMDLQNYTHVVVVRNYVYLEDTTLFQYTESRHRLDKFQFVDFARRSHGEEKKADFLK; encoded by the coding sequence TTGACAAAGAATATATTTTCGCAAATTTACCAGGAGTATTCGGGACGGATTCAGACAGGTAAGTTAGCCCCGGGCACAAAAATGCCTTCTGAAAATGAACTGGCCCGAGAGTATGATACTTCCCGCGAGACCGTACGTAAGGCACTTCACTTGCTTGCACAAAATGGGTATATCCATAAAATCAAAGCCAAAGGCTCTTTTGTTTTGGATATTGGGCGGATGGACTTTCCCATTGGGGGACTGGTCAGCTTTAAAGAGATGTCCGAGCGGATTGGGCGTAAATCACGTACGATTGTGCATGAAAATCAGCTAATTCCAGTTCCGAAGGACATAGCTAGTCATCTCGAGACTGACGAACACAGGTCACTTGTCTGGAAAGTCATTCGCGCGCGTGAGATTGAGGGTGAACGTGTCATCCTGGATAAAGACTACTTTCGATCAGACATTGTACCTGTGTTAACCAAGGAAATTAGCAGTGGTTCCATCTACGAATATCTGGAGGGAGAGCTGAAGCTTCCAATCAGCTATGCCAAAAAAGTCGTTTCCGTAGAAGAAGCTGACGAAGAAGACCGTAGGCTGATGGACCTCCAGAATTATACTCATGTGGTCGTGGTACGTAATTATGTTTATCTGGAAGACACCACGTTGTTCCAGTATACCGAGTCGCGGCATCGGCTGGACAAATTCCAATTTGTTGACTTTGCCAGACGTTCCCACGGTGAAGAGAAAAAAGCGGATTTTTTAAAATAA
- a CDS encoding glycoside hydrolase family 1 protein: protein MASHKVHIPNNFIMGAAASAWQTEGWSGKKEGQDSYLDVWYKNDRYVWHNGYGPAGATDFYNRYAEDVALMKEIGLTHYRTSINWSRFLTDYENVVVDETYADYIGRVIDELIASGVEPMICLEHYELPAYLLDKYDGWSSKHVVELFIQYAEKVFERYGDRVKHWFTFNEPIVVQTRVYLDAIRYPYEQNTQKWMQWNYNKTLATAKCVQLFKAKGYHQNGAKIGVILNPEVTYARSSAPHDQYAAHVYDLFYNRVFMDPLLKGEYPQELFDLMTKHDITFESTTEELNVIKENTVDYVGINLYYPHRVKAPSRAWNENTPFHPSYYYEHFDLPGKKMNKSRGWEINPKIIYDMGMRIKNEYDNIEWFVAENGMGIENEAAFKNEEQIIQDDYRIDFISEHLYHALKTVEAGSNCLGYMLWAFTDNVSPMNAFKNRYGLVEINLENDRSRHLKKSGYWYQTTIKERSFVVNLDEEYK, encoded by the coding sequence ATGGCTAGTCATAAGGTTCACATTCCAAACAATTTCATTATGGGAGCTGCTGCTTCCGCCTGGCAAACAGAGGGCTGGAGCGGTAAAAAGGAAGGTCAGGACTCCTATCTGGACGTATGGTACAAAAATGATCGCTACGTCTGGCATAATGGATACGGGCCTGCCGGGGCCACCGATTTCTATAATCGTTATGCCGAGGATGTGGCGCTCATGAAGGAGATTGGCCTGACACACTATCGCACCTCCATTAATTGGTCCCGATTTTTGACAGATTACGAGAATGTTGTAGTGGATGAAACCTATGCCGATTATATCGGCCGCGTCATTGACGAATTGATTGCCAGCGGCGTCGAGCCGATGATCTGCTTGGAGCACTACGAGTTGCCTGCTTATCTACTGGATAAATACGATGGCTGGTCGTCTAAACACGTCGTGGAACTGTTTATTCAATACGCAGAAAAAGTATTTGAGCGATACGGTGACCGGGTAAAGCACTGGTTTACGTTCAACGAGCCGATTGTTGTCCAAACTCGTGTATATCTGGATGCCATACGCTATCCCTATGAACAGAATACCCAGAAATGGATGCAGTGGAATTATAACAAAACATTGGCTACAGCCAAGTGTGTGCAGCTCTTCAAAGCAAAAGGCTATCATCAAAACGGGGCCAAAATAGGCGTTATTCTTAACCCTGAGGTCACCTATGCCCGGTCGAGTGCACCTCACGATCAGTATGCCGCGCATGTGTATGATTTATTTTACAATCGAGTATTTATGGACCCTCTCCTCAAAGGAGAATATCCGCAAGAGCTGTTTGACCTCATGACTAAGCATGATATTACATTCGAATCGACTACGGAAGAACTGAATGTAATAAAAGAAAACACCGTTGACTATGTTGGGATTAATCTCTATTATCCGCACCGAGTAAAAGCACCGAGTAGAGCGTGGAATGAGAACACCCCCTTTCACCCATCCTACTACTATGAACATTTTGATCTTCCGGGTAAGAAGATGAACAAGTCACGAGGCTGGGAAATTAATCCCAAAATTATTTATGATATGGGAATGCGTATCAAGAACGAATACGACAATATCGAGTGGTTTGTTGCCGAAAATGGAATGGGTATCGAGAATGAAGCTGCCTTCAAGAATGAGGAGCAAATCATCCAGGATGATTACCGCATTGATTTTATTTCTGAACATCTATACCATGCGTTAAAAACTGTGGAGGCAGGTTCCAACTGCTTGGGTTATATGCTGTGGGCCTTTACCGATAATGTTTCTCCCATGAATGCATTTAAAAACCGCTATGGATTAGTAGAAATTAACCTGGAGAATGACAGAAGCAGGCATCTGAAAAAATCCGGTTACTGGTACCAGACGACGATCAAGGAACGTTCATTTGTTGTGAATCTGGACGAAGAGTATAAGTGA
- a CDS encoding PTS sugar transporter subunit IIB, with protein sequence MKKIILACSAGMSTSILVSKMKKEAEARSLEINIEAIPESTIREELASINDAVIAILLGPQVRTRKNAVTEIAAPYGIPVDVIDTMAYGRGNGPAVLDQALKMAGES encoded by the coding sequence ATGAAAAAAATTATTCTTGCTTGTTCTGCCGGCATGTCCACATCCATTCTGGTATCCAAGATGAAAAAAGAAGCAGAAGCGAGATCCTTGGAGATTAACATCGAAGCCATCCCCGAAAGTACCATTAGGGAAGAATTAGCGAGCATCAATGATGCTGTGATTGCTATTTTACTAGGTCCTCAAGTGCGGACGCGGAAAAATGCAGTTACTGAAATCGCAGCTCCCTACGGTATTCCTGTAGATGTCATTGACACGATGGCTTACGGAAGAGGCAATGGCCCGGCCGTACTTGATCAAGCCTTGAAGATGGCTGGCGAATCATAA
- a CDS encoding LytR/AlgR family response regulator transcription factor, translating into MYRVAICDDEQKQRELVKNMLIALSIKTNIDFKVELFDSGEQLVSHYLNHESPFHILILDIEMNGMNGIQTAQKIRSLRHLDEQIVFLTSYPEYMLESFDVVTFQYLIKPIASHIFEEKMIKLCQYFQSLDKKFVIIKSAYEEVLLKYDDIISIEVAKSLTIKNKLHFVTSTQTYDSKGILSDYASALKEYNFLQIHRSIIINLIHVKKFAGGDVLMSNGVKLPIGRSKIKEVKDLYTKFMIMKMY; encoded by the coding sequence ATGTATAGAGTGGCTATCTGCGATGATGAGCAGAAACAAAGAGAGCTTGTTAAAAATATGCTGATCGCTTTATCCATCAAAACAAATATAGACTTTAAAGTGGAGCTATTCGACTCGGGAGAACAGCTGGTATCTCATTATCTAAACCATGAATCGCCATTCCATATCTTAATATTGGATATTGAGATGAACGGCATGAATGGAATTCAAACAGCCCAAAAAATAAGGAGTTTGCGTCACCTTGATGAACAGATTGTTTTTTTAACGAGCTATCCCGAGTATATGCTGGAAAGCTTTGACGTGGTCACCTTTCAGTATTTAATAAAACCGATTGCTTCCCATATCTTTGAGGAAAAAATGATAAAACTGTGTCAGTACTTTCAATCTCTCGATAAAAAATTCGTTATCATCAAGTCAGCTTATGAAGAGGTGCTTTTAAAATATGATGATATCATTAGTATTGAAGTGGCCAAAAGCTTAACCATAAAAAACAAACTGCATTTTGTAACCTCTACACAAACTTATGATAGCAAAGGGATTCTTTCTGATTATGCATCAGCATTAAAGGAATATAATTTTCTGCAAATTCATCGTTCAATAATTATAAACTTAATTCATGTCAAAAAATTTGCTGGCGGTGATGTTTTGATGTCAAATGGTGTGAAGCTGCCTATTGGACGCTCTAAAATAAAAGAAGTTAAAGATCTGTATACCAAATTTATGATCATGAAGATGTATTAA
- a CDS encoding PTS sugar transporter subunit IIC, producing the protein MAFKEKLVNGLTAVANAINNFKYIVAIKTAFITLMPVIIVGAFAVLISNMVMDPVNGLAHFKPFSFLAEYKPIFSGINYASLNILTILAIFMIGLELGKINGEKNLFPGLLAVICFVSVTPTTIEMMVNGEMQKVTDVLARQFTDTKSLFLGIFVSILSIELYSKLGKSDRLKIKMPESVPSNVAVSFSALIPTIITVTVFSTFGILFHKFTGLYLYDAVYNVVQKPLETVVQGLPGILVLMLVAQVFWVIGIHGNQMVKPIREPLLLGAITVNMTAYEQGLPIPNIITMPFWDVYMSIGGSGITLALLIAILIASKREDMKEITKLSFGPGLFNINEPVIFGLPIMLNPLMAIPFIVTPLITGTIGYFSTLLGFAGKAVIMVPWTTPPIINAYLSTGGSIGAVVTQIICIVVAIIIYLPFVKIANKRTAG; encoded by the coding sequence TCATTATTGTGGGTGCCTTTGCTGTATTGATTTCTAATATGGTCATGGACCCGGTTAACGGACTCGCGCATTTTAAGCCTTTCTCGTTCCTCGCAGAGTATAAGCCTATTTTTTCAGGTATCAACTATGCCAGCTTAAATATCCTTACGATACTAGCCATTTTCATGATTGGCTTGGAGCTAGGAAAAATCAATGGAGAGAAAAATCTCTTTCCAGGGTTGCTCGCTGTCATTTGTTTTGTATCTGTGACACCAACAACGATTGAAATGATGGTCAACGGGGAGATGCAAAAAGTAACCGACGTTCTCGCCCGTCAGTTCACAGACACCAAAAGTTTGTTTTTGGGTATTTTTGTATCCATTCTATCCATTGAGCTGTATAGCAAGCTAGGCAAGTCCGACCGACTTAAAATCAAAATGCCTGAAAGCGTTCCTAGTAATGTGGCTGTCTCCTTCTCGGCACTTATTCCAACCATTATTACCGTAACAGTCTTTTCAACGTTTGGAATCTTGTTTCACAAATTCACAGGCCTCTATTTGTACGATGCTGTCTACAATGTTGTGCAAAAACCACTAGAGACCGTAGTACAAGGATTGCCTGGTATATTGGTGTTGATGCTGGTTGCGCAGGTGTTCTGGGTCATCGGTATTCACGGCAACCAGATGGTCAAACCTATTCGCGAACCGCTGCTGCTTGGAGCCATCACAGTCAACATGACTGCTTATGAGCAAGGGCTTCCGATTCCCAACATTATTACCATGCCTTTCTGGGATGTATACATGAGCATAGGCGGTTCAGGAATTACACTAGCCCTGCTGATCGCCATTTTGATCGCCTCGAAGCGCGAGGATATGAAGGAAATTACCAAGCTTTCGTTTGGCCCAGGACTGTTTAATATTAATGAACCTGTCATTTTCGGACTTCCGATTATGTTAAATCCTTTAATGGCTATTCCGTTCATTGTTACCCCGCTGATCACAGGAACCATCGGTTACTTTTCGACACTGCTGGGATTTGCAGGTAAAGCGGTTATCATGGTGCCATGGACGACTCCACCTATTATTAATGCCTATCTGTCTACAGGTGGAAGCATTGGAGCTGTCGTTACCCAGATCATATGTATTGTGGTAGCGATTATTATTTATCTTCCATTCGTCAAAATTGCCAACAAACGAACTGCTGGATAA
- a CDS encoding serine hydrolase domain-containing protein, whose amino-acid sequence MKKIITLFISAMLFVLPMTNAFAQGSPEPIKEKARNLASELVSKYGASGVQYAIMDHGNIVLTDSVGVKNKATNEPITKDTMFGIGSISKMYVSAATMMLVDAHKVDIDQPLTTYIKDFTMADERYKKITPRMLLNHSSGLYGAHLKNSMLFNDNDTENHDELLLRLQSETLKSNPGEYSVYSNDGFQLLEILVERVSGLSYTEFLRKNISAPLDLKYTKTPLDPFDRQMLSKTYFPAVEGALPVENANVIGTGGLYSTAEELAMFAEVLMGNRTDILSAQSAKSMQSHEYRKGIWVPEETNSFNYGLGWDAVQLAPFSDYGITALSKGGDTVLYHSALIIIPEHQISMAVLSSGGSSILDSIFASNVLLELLKDKGIIKDIIPDKTFEPPVKVEMPSDLLSYSGIYGSVGTTINVEIKNGEFDLPALEGFVPAQKYVYTGDGQFKSSDGSVAVSFDKQKNGKTYIKANIFLNFTGLGQMVMVTYEYQKHDANPLNTTVQKAWEHRNGKNYYALDEKISSIFYLAPSFITKKISVDHDGYASGTKIVNENKAVNAVEIPVMNGRDAFDLNFNTKDGSEYLTIDGQSYISEDAVKPILGGKSVYTILSNGQATWFKIDKNSANKTMTVDFPTSGGLAVYDENGAVVDFSTASHNNSVVLPQGGLIVLGGNAGDVFKINLN is encoded by the coding sequence ATGAAGAAAATAATAACTTTGTTCATTTCGGCTATGCTTTTTGTACTGCCGATGACGAATGCTTTTGCTCAAGGTAGTCCTGAACCCATCAAGGAAAAGGCTCGCAATCTGGCCTCGGAGCTGGTATCCAAATACGGTGCTAGCGGTGTGCAGTATGCCATTATGGACCATGGAAACATCGTATTAACGGATAGCGTGGGTGTAAAGAATAAAGCAACCAACGAGCCGATCACCAAAGATACCATGTTCGGTATAGGCTCTATCAGCAAAATGTACGTGTCTGCTGCAACGATGATGCTGGTGGATGCCCATAAAGTCGATATTGATCAGCCGCTAACAACATACATTAAGGACTTTACAATGGCCGATGAAAGGTACAAAAAAATTACACCGCGTATGTTGTTAAATCATTCGTCAGGCCTTTACGGTGCCCACTTAAAAAATAGTATGTTATTTAATGATAATGATACAGAAAATCATGATGAGCTATTGCTGAGATTACAATCAGAAACTTTAAAATCCAACCCCGGCGAATATTCTGTATATAGTAATGATGGTTTTCAATTGCTTGAAATATTGGTTGAACGGGTGAGCGGTCTAAGCTACACCGAATTCCTGAGAAAGAATATTAGTGCCCCTTTGGATTTAAAATATACAAAAACACCTCTCGATCCGTTTGATAGACAAATGCTGTCCAAAACTTATTTTCCTGCGGTTGAGGGAGCCTTACCCGTTGAAAATGCCAATGTCATTGGGACAGGAGGCTTATACTCCACCGCAGAAGAGTTGGCTATGTTTGCAGAAGTATTAATGGGGAACAGAACCGATATTTTATCTGCACAATCAGCAAAGTCCATGCAAAGTCATGAATATCGAAAAGGAATATGGGTACCTGAAGAGACAAACAGCTTTAATTATGGGCTTGGTTGGGATGCGGTTCAGTTGGCACCGTTTAGTGATTATGGAATAACTGCGTTATCCAAGGGTGGGGATACTGTTTTGTATCACTCTGCTTTGATCATCATACCTGAGCATCAAATTTCTATGGCTGTGCTTTCATCTGGAGGGTCTTCCATCCTGGATAGTATTTTTGCTTCTAACGTTTTATTGGAGCTTTTAAAAGATAAGGGCATCATAAAAGACATCATACCTGATAAAACATTTGAGCCTCCTGTAAAAGTGGAAATGCCATCTGATTTACTTTCTTATTCGGGAATATACGGTTCTGTGGGTACAACCATCAATGTAGAAATTAAAAACGGTGAGTTTGATTTACCTGCTCTGGAGGGATTCGTCCCGGCGCAAAAATATGTGTATACAGGCGATGGACAATTCAAAAGCAGTGATGGCAGTGTAGCCGTAAGCTTTGACAAACAAAAAAACGGGAAAACGTATATTAAGGCTAACATATTTTTAAACTTTACGGGATTAGGCCAAATGGTTATGGTAACTTATGAATATCAGAAGCATGATGCCAACCCTCTAAATACTACAGTTCAAAAGGCATGGGAACATAGAAACGGGAAAAATTATTATGCTTTGGATGAAAAGATATCTTCCATTTTTTATTTGGCCCCATCCTTTATAACGAAAAAAATCTCCGTTGATCATGATGGATATGCAAGTGGTACTAAAATTGTGAATGAGAATAAAGCAGTTAATGCCGTTGAGATTCCTGTCATGAATGGAAGAGATGCATTTGATCTGAATTTTAATACCAAGGATGGTTCAGAGTATTTAACCATAGATGGACAGTCCTATATCAGTGAAGATGCTGTTAAACCTATCCTGGGAGGAAAATCAGTGTACACCATACTATCGAATGGCCAAGCCACATGGTTTAAAATAGATAAAAACTCAGCCAATAAAACGATGACCGTTGATTTTCCAACAAGCGGAGGGTTGGCTGTCTATGATGAAAACGGAGCGGTTGTAGATTTTTCTACTGCCAGCCATAACAATTCGGTTGTACTGCCCCAAGGCGGCTTGATCGTTTTGGGTGGCAATGCAGGGGATGTATTTAAAATCAATTTGAATTAA